Proteins encoded together in one Microplitis mediator isolate UGA2020A chromosome 7, iyMicMedi2.1, whole genome shotgun sequence window:
- the LOC130671129 gene encoding acyl-coenzyme A diphosphatase NUDT19-like gives MKNWRDSASIILAANYKNNSVKKLGTNYDFKLLCLKRHKDSSFMPGNYVFPGGVVEPADADLKWKNLYKKFGFNDENFLSLFPNNNYNNLSSSSSLSKSRPIIFKPQSANELPREVSLRITAIRETFEECGILIAQSNHKNSSHARHFTINEKDQVVKWKKKVHSNATEFYELCESLQCYPDLWSLHEWSSWLTPAFLDGKRFNTIFFTACLKNIPDAEFDPKEMEDLRWDTPRELIDISREFKFAPPQQYEIYKISKIYQLDNLLKYAMEQNKKGALFNLPIRVKLSDGIIYLLPGDATYPEDIHLTEVRDIVKSNLTIQEFHNESTGQKNRIEFHKGKNTLIKVIDD, from the exons tatgaCTTCAAATTACTTTGTTTAAAACGTCATAAAGATTCATCATTTATGCCAGGTAATTATGTATTTCCCGGTGGTGTTGTTGAACCAGCTGACGCAGActtaaaatggaaaaatttatacaaaaaatttggttttaatgatgaaaattttttatccctatttcctaataataattacaataatttatcatcatcatcatcgctGTCTAAATCAAGGCCAATCATTTTTAAACCACAATCAGCGAACGAATTACCGCGGGAGGTATCATTGAGGATAACGGCAATACGTGAAACATTTGAAGAATGTGGTATTTTAATTGCACAATctaatcataaaaattcatctcACGCTCGCCATTTtacaa ttaatgaAAAAGATCAAGTggttaaatggaaaaaaaaagtccacaGTAACGCTACTGAATTTTATGAATTGTGTGAATCATTACAATGTTATCCAGATTTATGGTCACTGCATGAATGGAGCAGTTGGTTAACACCAGCGTTTCTTGATGGAAAACGttttaatactattttttttactgcatgtttaaaaaatatacctgATGCTGAATTCGATCCCAAGGAAATGGAAGAtttgaga tgggATACTCCTAGAGAATTGATTGATATATCGAGGGAATTTAAATTTGCACCACCGCAACAATACgaaatatacaaaatttctaaaatttatcaGTTGGATAATTTGCTGAAATATGCGATGGAGCAAAATAAAAAGGGCGCATTGTTTAATTTACCT atACGAGTGAAATTATCAGatggaattatttatttattgcctGGAGATGCAACATATCCAGAAGATATTCATTTAACTGAAGTTCGCgatattgttaaaagtaatTTGACTATCCAAGAGTTTCATAATGAGTCTACTGGACAAAAAAATCGCATTGAGTTTCATAAAGGGAAGAATACACTGATAAAAGTAATAGATGATTGA